The Thermosipho melanesiensis BI429 sequence TTTTCTTTTACATCATGAACCCTTATTATTTTAACGCCTTTTAAAGCACAATACGCGGTAATTGCAAGTGTTCCTTCAAGTCTCTCTTCTACGGGAAGATCTAAAATCATTCCTATCATTGATTTTCTGCTTGCACCGATAAGTATAGGGTATCCAAGTTTTTTAAACTCATCTAAATGTTTTAGTATTAGCAGATTATCTATAAGTCTTTTTCCAAAACCAATTCCAGGATCTATTATTATATCCTCTATTCCATAACTTTTTGCAAAATTTATTCTTTCTTTCAAAAATTCTATTATTTCACCGATTGTATCTTTGTAATAAGGATTATTTTGCATGTTTTTTGGAGTACCTTTCATATGCATTAATATAACTGGACGGTTGTATTGTTTTACAACATTTACCATATTATCATCAAATCGCAAAGCGCTTATATCATTTACTATATCAGCACCAACTTTTATACTTTCTTCTGCAACTTTTGATTTGTAAGTATCTATGGAAACAATAACATCGAAGTTTTTCTTTATTAATTCAATGGCTGGAACTACTCTGTTAAGTTCTTCTTCTAAAGAGACTTCACTAGCACCAGGTCGGGTGCTTTCTCCGCCAACATCGATTATATCTGCACCATTTTTAATCATGTGATTTACAGTCTCAAGAAGTTTTTCTTTGTCGATTCTACTTTTTGGATAGAAAGAATCTGGTGTTACATTAACTATTCCCATGATCATTGTTTTGTTAAAATTCATATTATCCCTCCTCTTCATATTTTAATTTTACCTCATATTTTTCAAAGAATAAATAATTAGTTATGATATAATTAGCTAAGGAGGGGGGAATATATGAGTCTTTTTGAGTTAAAAGACGTCAAGACTGTAACAGTTTCACAACCTTTATTTTTGAAAGGTAGCACCGGGAAAGGTGTTTTATTAATCCACGGTTATACGGGAAGTCCACACGATATGGTATATTTAGCAAATAGATTAAATGAAGAAGGATATACTGTTTTAGTTCCAAGATTACCGGGACATGGTACTTCTTCAAAAGATTTTCTTGAGAGTAACTGGAGGGATTGGCTTAGAAGGGGTTTGGATAGTTATTTTGATTTATCAGGTTTATGTGAAGAAGTTTACATTGGAGGACTTTCTATGGGTGGGGTTTTAGCTTTAATTTTGGCGAGCATAGTTAATCCTAAAAAGATTGTTTCCATTGCTGGAGCAATTTTTACGGTGGATAAAAGAATTGCATTAACACCTTTAATTTCCTTATTTACAAAAAAGATGAAAAGGAAAATTTATTTTGAAAAGTATGAAAACAAAGATTTAGAGTATTTGTCCAAAGAATATTGGTCATATAACTGGCCTTTACAGGCAAAATATTTATACAAATTAATGAAGATAGCTAGAAAGAGGATTAGATTAATAAGATCAGATATTTTGATTTTAGCTTCTGAAAAAGACGAAACTGTACCTTTAAAAGCAGCTCATTATATATATAATAACGTTTCTTCGGAAAAAAGAAAATTGGAAGTTTTCAAAGAATCAGGACATGTTATGACAAATGATGTGGAAAAGGAAAAAGTGGCAGATAAAATAATAGAATGGTTTAGAGAATAGGAGGGATATTATTAAACTTTTTACAGTTGGACCGGTTGAGATGGAAAATGAGATATTAAAAATTGGAGCAAAGCAGATTCCTTATTTTAGAACAGATGAATTTTCTCAATTAATGTTTGAAATTGAGAAACTTTTCGTGAAGATTTTGAATGCCCCCATGAATTCTAAATTTATTTTACTTACTGCATCTGGCACAGGCGCCATGGAAGCTGCTGTAATGAATCTTTTTACAGAAAAAGATAAAGTATTAGTTATTAATGGTGGAACTTTTGGTAAAAGATTTGCTGAGTTATGTAGATTACATGGTATTGATTTTAGGACTATTGATTTGAAATTTGGTGAAAGATTAACGGAAGAACATTTAAAACCACATGATAACAAAGGATATACAGCTTTGTTAGTTAATATTCACGAGACTTCCACAGGACAATTATATGATAAAAAGTTACTTTCGGAATTTTGCAAAAAAAACGATATGTTGTTTGTGGTAGATGCAATTAGTTCTTTTTTGGCAGACGAATATGATATAGAAAAATACAATATAGATTGTACGATATTAAGTTCTCAAAAGGCTTTAGCATTACCTCCTGGACTATCATTTTTAATTTTGAGTGAAAAATCTGTTGAGAGGATAAAAAATAGAAAGCCAAAAAATATGTATTTTAATTTAAGTGATTATCTTTCTAATATGGAAAGAGGACAAACGCCTTTTACTCCAGCTGTAGGTATTGTGTATCAACTGTATGAAAAATTAAAAAATATAAACAATGTTGGGGTAAGGCCTTTTATTGAGAAGACAAAGAAACTTGCACATCATTTTAGAGAAAATATTGACAATCTAAACGTAGTTGTTCCTGATTATTCTCTTTCAAATGCATTAACACCAATTTTAGTAGAAAATGCATTTGAAGTTTTTTTGAAATTAAAAAAGAAAGGTATTTTCGTTACACCAAGTGGAGGTAGTTTAAAGAACAGACTTCTTAGAATAGGACATATTGGTAATTTGACTACAGAAGACAACGAAACTTTAATTAGAAATTTGGAGGAGATATTATGAAAGCGATATTACTTGCAGCAGGTAAAGGTACAAGAATTTCAAGAAAAATAGGAAATATTCCAAAGTCGTTAATTGATATAAATGGTGAACCATTGATATTAAAAACTATTAGGATGTTAAAAGAAAATTTAGTAGATATAAGTGTAGTGCTTGGGTATAAAAAGCATCTTTTCGATGAATATACTTATGTATGTAAGGTATATTACAATCCATTTTACTCACTTACCAATAGCATAGCATCTCTTTGGTTTGCAAAAGACGAGATAGATGGTACAGAAGATATAATAATTGCAAATGCTGATGTGTTTTGGGATGAGAATGTTTTGAGAGAACTTTTAAATTCTTCAGAAGACGTTTTGATGTTATATGATTCTTCTAGAAAGGAAGAAGGTGATTATTTGTTTAAAGTTGAAGGGAATGTTTTAATAGAACATGGAAAAGAATTGGAAGATCCGTCTGGGGAATATGTAGGGGTGTCAATTATTAGAAAAAAGTTTCAGAAAAAGTTCAGGGAGCGATTAGAAAGTCTAATAGATAATGAGAATTTTAGCTTGTGGTGGGAAAATGTTTTATATTCGTTTATAGGAGAAAGAGACATATATGTAAAAGATATCTCCGGGCTTTTCTGGGGAGAAGTAGATTATTTGGAGGATTACTATAGAATTTTAAGATATATTGATAAAAGGAGTGAATGATTTTGGGGATAAAGGAAATTATGAAATATTTTGATTCTCCAGCAGCACCTATTTGTTACATCTTTGTAGATAGAATAGCAGCTTTTTTTGTGTGGATTAACGTTAATTTTTTTAAAATTCATCCCAATTTTATAAGTATATTTTCTGGAATATTTTCTTTTTATGCAGTTTATTATTTTTATTTAGGTAGGTTTTTTTGGGGAGCATTTTTTTATCTTTTAGCTTTCTTGTTTGATGCCATAGATGGGCCATCAGCTCGTGCTTTGAATAAGACTTCCCAGTTAGGTATAATTTTGGAAATATGGATAGATTCCTTAAGGCTTGTTGGTAGTACATTTGCAATGGGATGGTATTTGTATAATTCTACACATAATGTTAAGTATGTTTTCTTAATAATTGTTTGGATGATATCTTTTGCTTCAGGGTTATGGCTTTATCCCAAGACAAAAGAAACTTTCAAGGAGTTTATCGGAAAAGTTAAGAGAGAAAAATATATAATTTCTCCTGTACCTACGTGGATGGATTATGAGATGTTTGCATTTTTCTTTATGCCTTTATTTTCTGCTATAAATATTGGTTTTATAGTCCTTGTGGTTGGTTATTTTATTTCTTCACTTGGGATGTCACTAAATTTACTTTGGGGAGGACGAAAATGAAAAAGTTTTTGAGAAATGCTGTTATTGCAGTTTCAATAAGTTTAGCAATAATTGTAATTATGCAGTTTTTTCAGGGGGATCTTTCCAATTTTTTTAAAATACCGAAATATGTTTTCATAACAACATTTTTAGGATATGTATTAATGTATTTTATTGGTGGATTATATACAAAAATATTTTTGAAATTTTTGGGCTATGAAGTTAGATTTCTAAGTGCTTTTGAAAATTATTTTTTTGGAAATTTCTTTTCCTATATTACACCTCTTTATATAGGTGGACAACCTTTTCAAGTATACCATCTTTCTAAATTAGGAGTTAAAAGTGAGGATGCTACTAATATGGTTATGACTAGACTTTTTGAAACATTTTTTGTTACTCTTGTTTTAGATATTTGGATTTTTTCGTATGCTTTCAAAAATTTAGATTTTTCAAATTTAGGTAAGGGATTAATAATTGTTGGGTTTGTTTCTCAAGTTGGATTAGTAATTTTAATATTGACATTTATGTTTTTTCCAAAGTTATTTAAAATTGCCATGGTACCTGTATTTAAACTTTTTAAGTTTGATTTGAATAAATTGGAAAATTGGTTGTCAAATTTAAAAAAGAGTGTAAATAACGTTTGGAAGAAAGATTTTTATATAATTTTAATTGATACTGCTTTTTGGTTTCTTATGGTATGTTTGCATGTTGTTCCATATTATCTGATTTTCAGGCATTTTTCACATTTTAATATATCATTTTTTAGACTTGTTGGAGTATTGAGTTTACTTAATAGTATAGCATATTATGCTCCGACACCTGGGGCTGCAGGTGGAATTGAGGGAGTTTATCAAATTTCATTGAGTGGAATTATCAGACCTTCTGTAATTTCGAGTGCTATCTTTTTGTGGAGACTTTTTAGCTATTATATTCCGATATGTTTTGGATTGCTTTTTATTTGGAGGGTAAAAGATTGGCAGTAGCTACCACCATCTTTTTAACCTCTTTTTTTCTATTTTAAGTTTTTTAAGTATAAAAGCACTTTCTATTTTAGCGTTTTCATATATTCTTTGTGTAGGTCTTCTTGCTATGATATTTAACACATTAAACATGAATATGGTTGGCGATACATATTTTTGTGTTTTTATACTTGAAAATATGAATATAGCAATTATCCTAAGTATTCCTTCAATTACGAAATATATTTGAAGGCCAAAAATGTGATAATTATTTATATAGAAATCAAGTTGATTGAAGAATGTAGCGATATAACCACCAAAAATAGAGCCTATCAATCCTCCTATCCCCCCAAAAAATCCGAATACTGCAAAATACATGGGGGATATTCTTTTAGCCACTTCCATGGGAAGGATTATAAGTGAAATATTTATGGCTGCCCACCCTATACCGGAAATGACAGCATCAAGAGTCATTGCAATAGGCCAATGTTGTTCGTTCATTAATATCCAGATAATTGGTGATATTGAAACAAAGGAAAGTCCCATTATCATGACGGTTTTGTTTCCGTATTTATCACTTAATTTTCCCCAAACAAAGTAGAATAGCATGGAAATCAAGGTCATAGCTATAGTTGCATAACTTATATACGTCATAGAAATTTTAAGATTTTTTAATTGGTGATAAGAAAAAAATGGGGCGGTCAAAAGAAGAATGAAATTCCAATACAAATTTGCAAAAGATAGTTTTAGAAAGTTTTTTTCCTTTATTACTTCTTTAATTTCGCTTATAGTACCTAAGGTTTTTACAGGCGGGTCTTGAACCGGGATTAATGATAATAAAGCAAGTAATACTCCAACCAAGGTTATACCAATTACGTAAATAAAATTATATGGTGTTGGAACGGTATCTATTATGTAAGAAAAAAGATAAAATATTAAAAGTGTAGAAAACGAAATAAGTACACTTCTTATACCAAAATATTTTCCGCGTTTTTCCGGAGGAATTATATCTGATACAAGAGAGGACCATGTATTACCTGCAAGTGATGTAAAAGCTTGGGAGAAGGCAAATGTTGTGATTAAAATGATAGGAGATTTTTTTTCGAATAATATTGCAAAAATAATAATTATCCATAGCAATTTGAAAGAGTTGAAAAAAGCAAGAAGTTTTTTTCTGTATTTGAATTTTTCAATAATAGAAGGCGTAATAATTTGAAGGAGTTGGAATATCATTGGAAACGCCGCGGTCATCCCTAGTAGAACTTCATTGAAGTTAAAGTATAGGGCTATGGCAGTAAATACTACTCCCTGGGTTAATATAAAATAAAAATTTGAAAATATACCTTCCAAAATTAAAAATTTTTCACCTTTTTTCAACCCTTAATAACCCCCAAAGGAATTAATTTTGCAACCTTTTTTGATAGTTTCAATTTATCCACTATTTCAACTACTTTGTCTATATTTTTATATACCTCAGGTGCTTCTTCGATTATGATCTTTTTAGATTTACTTTTTAATATTATACCTTTTTTTTCTAAATTTGAAAGTACTTCGTTTATTTTTAAATTTTTTAATGCTTGCCTTCTTCCGAGAACTCTTCCTGCTCCATGAGCTGTTGAAGAAAATGCAAAGTTTTTGTTAGTGCCTACAAGTACATAAGATGAAGTTCCCATATCACCTGGGATAATGACTGGTTGGCCTATTTTTTTATACTTTTCTGGAAGTTCTTTTTGATTTGGCCCAAAAGCCCTTGTAGCACCTTTTCTATGGACTACAACCTTTTGGTTATCGTGAATTTCTACTTTTGCTATATTATGTGCCACGTCGTATATTAGATCTAATCTTGAAAAGTTTGAAAACGCTTTTCTGATGTAATGAGTGATAATCTGTCTGTTTGCAAATGCAAAATTTGCGGCACAGTTCATTGCTGAAAAATATTTTTGTCCAAGTTTACTGTAAAATGGTGCATAAACCAATTGTTTGTCTGGAAGGTTTTTGTCTATATTTCTCATAAGTTTTATATAATCTGTTGCTACTTGATGCCCAAAACCTCTACTACCAGTATGTATCATTACCGTTATTTGGTTTTCAAACAATCCAAGGGTATTTGCAATTTCTTTATCGTAAATTTCTACAACTTTTTGAATTTCAATAAAATGGTTCCCCGAACCAAGAGTTCCCAACTCTTCTCTTCCTCTCTTGTAGGCCAACTCGGATATATCTTCCATGCTTGCAGGATGTATTGTGCCATTGTCTTCAATGAAAAGAAGGTCTTCATTTTTACCATATCCCATTTCTATTACTTCTTTTACCCCATTTTCTATTATTTTTTTAAATAGTTTTTTCTCGAATTTTTTTGATGTGGAACCAAGTCCCACTGGAACTAATTTGTAAATTTCTTCAATGATTTTTTCTAAATGCTTTGAAATTTCGTCATATATTATATTACTCTTTAGTAATCTTACTCCACAGTTGATGTCAAACCCAACGCCTCCAGGACTTATTATTTCTGAAAATGCGGCAACACCACCAATGGGAAAACCATAAC is a genomic window containing:
- the folP gene encoding dihydropteroate synthase — translated: MNFNKTMIMGIVNVTPDSFYPKSRIDKEKLLETVNHMIKNGADIIDVGGESTRPGASEVSLEEELNRVVPAIELIKKNFDVIVSIDTYKSKVAEESIKVGADIVNDISALRFDDNMVNVVKQYNRPVILMHMKGTPKNMQNNPYYKDTIGEIIEFLKERINFAKSYGIEDIIIDPGIGFGKRLIDNLLILKHLDEFKKLGYPILIGASRKSMIGMILDLPVEERLEGTLAITAYCALKGVKIIRVHDVKENYRVIKVIEAIKNATR
- a CDS encoding RtcB family protein; this encodes MYKIKKTGNMKVDAYILTDDISSVSEAIEQLKNVASLPSIVKAAYAMPDIHWGYGFPIGGVAAFSEIISPGGVGFDINCGVRLLKSNIIYDEISKHLEKIIEEIYKLVPVGLGSTSKKFEKKLFKKIIENGVKEVIEMGYGKNEDLLFIEDNGTIHPASMEDISELAYKRGREELGTLGSGNHFIEIQKVVEIYDKEIANTLGLFENQITVMIHTGSRGFGHQVATDYIKLMRNIDKNLPDKQLVYAPFYSKLGQKYFSAMNCAANFAFANRQIITHYIRKAFSNFSRLDLIYDVAHNIAKVEIHDNQKVVVHRKGATRAFGPNQKELPEKYKKIGQPVIIPGDMGTSSYVLVGTNKNFAFSSTAHGAGRVLGRRQALKNLKINEVLSNLEKKGIILKSKSKKIIIEEAPEVYKNIDKVVEIVDKLKLSKKVAKLIPLGVIKG
- a CDS encoding MFS transporter; this encodes MKKGEKFLILEGIFSNFYFILTQGVVFTAIALYFNFNEVLLGMTAAFPMIFQLLQIITPSIIEKFKYRKKLLAFFNSFKLLWIIIIFAILFEKKSPIILITTFAFSQAFTSLAGNTWSSLVSDIIPPEKRGKYFGIRSVLISFSTLLIFYLFSYIIDTVPTPYNFIYVIGITLVGVLLALLSLIPVQDPPVKTLGTISEIKEVIKEKNFLKLSFANLYWNFILLLTAPFFSYHQLKNLKISMTYISYATIAMTLISMLFYFVWGKLSDKYGNKTVMIMGLSFVSISPIIWILMNEQHWPIAMTLDAVISGIGWAAINISLIILPMEVAKRISPMYFAVFGFFGGIGGLIGSIFGGYIATFFNQLDFYINNYHIFGLQIYFVIEGILRIIAIFIFSSIKTQKYVSPTIFMFNVLNIIARRPTQRIYENAKIESAFILKKLKIEKKRLKRWW
- a CDS encoding lysylphosphatidylglycerol synthase transmembrane domain-containing protein, with translation MKKFLRNAVIAVSISLAIIVIMQFFQGDLSNFFKIPKYVFITTFLGYVLMYFIGGLYTKIFLKFLGYEVRFLSAFENYFFGNFFSYITPLYIGGQPFQVYHLSKLGVKSEDATNMVMTRLFETFFVTLVLDIWIFSYAFKNLDFSNLGKGLIIVGFVSQVGLVILILTFMFFPKLFKIAMVPVFKLFKFDLNKLENWLSNLKKSVNNVWKKDFYIILIDTAFWFLMVCLHVVPYYLIFRHFSHFNISFFRLVGVLSLLNSIAYYAPTPGAAGGIEGVYQISLSGIIRPSVISSAIFLWRLFSYYIPICFGLLFIWRVKDWQ
- a CDS encoding pyridoxal-phosphate-dependent aminotransferase family protein translates to MENEILKIGAKQIPYFRTDEFSQLMFEIEKLFVKILNAPMNSKFILLTASGTGAMEAAVMNLFTEKDKVLVINGGTFGKRFAELCRLHGIDFRTIDLKFGERLTEEHLKPHDNKGYTALLVNIHETSTGQLYDKKLLSEFCKKNDMLFVVDAISSFLADEYDIEKYNIDCTILSSQKALALPPGLSFLILSEKSVERIKNRKPKNMYFNLSDYLSNMERGQTPFTPAVGIVYQLYEKLKNINNVGVRPFIEKTKKLAHHFRENIDNLNVVVPDYSLSNALTPILVENAFEVFLKLKKKGIFVTPSGGSLKNRLLRIGHIGNLTTEDNETLIRNLEEIL
- a CDS encoding phosphocholine cytidylyltransferase family protein, translating into MKAILLAAGKGTRISRKIGNIPKSLIDINGEPLILKTIRMLKENLVDISVVLGYKKHLFDEYTYVCKVYYNPFYSLTNSIASLWFAKDEIDGTEDIIIANADVFWDENVLRELLNSSEDVLMLYDSSRKEEGDYLFKVEGNVLIEHGKELEDPSGEYVGVSIIRKKFQKKFRERLESLIDNENFSLWWENVLYSFIGERDIYVKDISGLFWGEVDYLEDYYRILRYIDKRSE
- a CDS encoding CDP-alcohol phosphatidyltransferase family protein — translated: MGIKEIMKYFDSPAAPICYIFVDRIAAFFVWINVNFFKIHPNFISIFSGIFSFYAVYYFYLGRFFWGAFFYLLAFLFDAIDGPSARALNKTSQLGIILEIWIDSLRLVGSTFAMGWYLYNSTHNVKYVFLIIVWMISFASGLWLYPKTKETFKEFIGKVKREKYIISPVPTWMDYEMFAFFFMPLFSAINIGFIVLVVGYFISSLGMSLNLLWGGRK
- a CDS encoding alpha/beta hydrolase, coding for MSLFELKDVKTVTVSQPLFLKGSTGKGVLLIHGYTGSPHDMVYLANRLNEEGYTVLVPRLPGHGTSSKDFLESNWRDWLRRGLDSYFDLSGLCEEVYIGGLSMGGVLALILASIVNPKKIVSIAGAIFTVDKRIALTPLISLFTKKMKRKIYFEKYENKDLEYLSKEYWSYNWPLQAKYLYKLMKIARKRIRLIRSDILILASEKDETVPLKAAHYIYNNVSSEKRKLEVFKESGHVMTNDVEKEKVADKIIEWFRE